The Acidobacteriota bacterium genome contains the following window.
CGTGTAGCTGCCGTTCAGCCAGCTGCCGAGATCGGCATCGGCGCAGCGTTTGGAACAGAATGGCCGATACACCGCGTTCACCGGCTGCTTGCGGCACCGGGCGCATTTCGGCTGGCGGAGTTCTGGCGGCAAGGGCTTGCTCACGGAACGGTTCTCACAGTCGCACTATCTGCGCCGCCGCCCTCGATGGTCAACCGCGCGCCATACACGTCAGCCAGCCGGGCCTCAGCATTCAGGCCGCTTGCGCCAAGCCAGGCATGCGCAGCCGCAGGCAATGCCAGGCACAGCCGTCCCATCCGCGCCTGCCGCGCCGCCGCTTCCAGCTGGCGCAGTCCGCCCAGCGCCATCGTCTCCGGCGAGTCGCGCCCGTCCGGATCCCGCAGCCGCTCCGCCAGCGGCGTCAGCTGCCAGTCCGCCGAAATCTCCATCAGGCCGAACGGGG
Protein-coding sequences here:
- the yacG gene encoding DNA gyrase inhibitor YacG, which codes for MSKPLPPELRQPKCARCRKQPVNAVYRPFCSKRCADADLGSWLNGSYTIAGGPVADADDAPPGASGVPDEDH